The DNA window TTGTTTCTCTAAAATTGTTCTTTATGTTATTTAGcaaacttttcaaaatttaatcgCTTTTGTTGATAAAACTTATTTTGATTCTTACCAGGCTGACAATTATGAGCAAATATTCTCCCACATGAAGCCAAACAGTATACTTGGACTTTCCCATGGGTTTCTTCTTGGTCACTTGCAGTCATCGAACACTGATTTCCCTAAGAACATTAGTGTTGTAGCTGTATGCCCAAAAGGAATGGGTCCATCAGTGAGGAGACTCTATGTACAAGGAAAGGAAGTTAACGGAGCTGGAATAAATTCCAGTTTTGCTGTCCACCAGGTTTCTATACCTTTTCCTCCATTTGTTTTCTACACACTAGTTGTTTAATTGTTGTTTTCTTTAACTTTTTGAAATTTCCTGTTCAGGATGTGGATGGTAGAGCAACTGATGTCGCCCTAGGATGGTCAGTGGCACTTGGTTCTCCATTCACGTTTGCTACCACACTGGAACAGGAATACAGGAGTGACATATTTGGTGAACGAGGTGAGTGATCTGTTCTTCATATTGATTGTTGAGGGGTTAATGTGATTTCTAAGTCCCAACTGTTTTGACGTGTAGGCATTTTGCTTGGTGCCGTTCATGGGATTGTTGAGACTTTGTTTAGAAGGTATACTGAGAATGGGATGGATGAAGATTCAGCTTACAAGAATACCGTTGAGTGCATAACAGGGATTATTTCAAAGACAATATCAACTAAGGTTGGTCTCTGCTTGCCTGGTCTTCGATTATCTGTTTAGAAACTGAGCCTATTTGTAAATtggtattttgtcacaattCCATTGGAAATCGTCAAAGTTAAAACTAGAAGTTCATTTTTTACATCAtgatcaatattatattttatgattaaacAGGGAATGCTTGCTGTTTACAATGCCCTCTCGGAGGAGGGGAAAAAGGAGTTTGAGATTGCATATAGCGCTTCGTTCTATCCTAGCATGGATATACTATACGAGTGCTATGAAGATGTTGCTAGCGGAAATGAGATCCGAAGTGTTGTCTTGGCTGGAAGACGTTTCTATGTAAGTTTAACCTTATCGATTCTGTCTATTgcatctatttatttatttattgtgtgGTCAGTCTATTAAATTGTCTGGATGTTTTGTACTTGCAGGAAAAGGAGGGTCTGCCTGCATTCCCCATGGGTAAAATTGATCAGACCCGAATGTGGAAGGTAGGTGAACGTGTTCGTGCTGCGCGTCCAGCAGGCGATCTTGGTCCTTTGAACCCCTTTACTGCAGGTGTCTATGTGGCCTTGATGATGGCTCAGGTGACCTAGTCTCAGTTTTATGATTATGAAATACACCCATCATTTGAATTTAgttggtattttttttatagttttgatGTAAAATAATTACAGATTGAGGTTCTGAGGAGGAAGGGTCATTCTTATTCGGAGATTATCAATGAGAGTGTAATCGAGGCAGTGGATTCATTGAACCCATTCATGCATGCCCGAGGAGTCTCGTTTATGGTTGACAACTGCTCGACGACAGCTCGTCTAGGATCAAGAAAGTGGGCGCCCAGATTTGATTACATTCTCACTCAGCAGGCTTTGGTGGCTGCAGACAGTAAGGCACCCATTAACCAAGATCTGATCAGCAACTTCTTCTCGGATCCAGTCCATGGTGCTATGGAGGTTTGCGCACAGCTCAGACCTACTGTTGACATTTCTGTGCCAGCCGATGCTGACTTCGTCCGCCCCGAGCTCCGTCAATCTGGGAACTAGGTCTAGTTTTGAACTATTAAGAATAATTTGCGGGTTTTGATTATTGTTCTTTGGGTTTGTTTTGAATTAGGTGCTATGTTATTATATTCCTTTATGTCTGTAATTCTGAGAAGACAAAAAGTAATGTAAGAATAATTGCGGTTCTGGTTTTTGTGCTTAATTAGCAAACTTATCACTAATGAGTTAAATAATGAGTTatcacttttatataatttaaaaaatattttttttaatcatacaaagatttttttgaaaagaaattgttttgtttttgataaattcaAGATTGTTTTGGAAATAATTGTTGtttcttttacaaaaaaaaatctatatatatatatatattattatgaagtTTGGATAACTTGGATAAGAATTtctctcttaaaaaaaaaatttaattatctttagAGAACGTCAAAATCAATTTCTTCACGCACTATATTGAAGGTTGCCTTGTTTGACttgttataattaattctaTTGTACACATAATTACTCTCCCATCTTCttcatataaatgttttattttgtgttaggttatctaaaaaaacaagatagattaattcgaataatattctttacttttgaaagtttGATACTCGTACACTTTAATTGTcttgataattatttcttaagtttatgTTAAActctttttaactaaataaatgaaattattaaatctaaaattatttttattttctttaataaaacaCTATCGGTAAGAATGATATTTAAAAgactaaaaataaagaattattagAAACGAACTTTCATTTGCTACACTCTTACCAATACAATTtcttaatttgtataatttttcattatttcgaccatatatgtaaataaataatgaattatcactttaaaaaatattttgcagTATTGTTTAATAACTCACAAACAACTACAAATTTCACTACTACTTAGAATATTTGGTAGAAATATTTTcgacattaattaattaatttgttcaatTTGTCCTATTTTCTCacttatcattataaaaattaataatttagtattGGCCCTCTAAGTAACTCTTTTTTAAATacccttaaaaaaaataatacttaagtacgttgtacaaattatataggtataaggtgaataaaagtataaattgtaaccatgtataaataatatattgtaattgtataggttattgatattaattatgaattataagaaattgtataagttgtatatagtttataattttgtattggATATAAAGTATAAGAAGgtagtataaattgtataaatatgaatttaaattattattattattattgtttatatttacttatattataaataatattgtgtattattattataataaatgattgtaatattattatttaattataatataaaaaattaattataatataaacagtctattatatttatttaatttaaatattattaataattataataaaataaacttaaaatataaataatatataaaataaacaatattatttataatataaataattatagaaaataataattaataaatttattaatataaaaataaataaatatatttaattaaaatattgaattatttaaaaaaatatattaaaaataattatatataataataatattaaaataaaataaaatatatttaatatattaaataataataaattatatataataataatatataattagaaattaaaatttaaaaattaaatgataaaaaaaataatattatattcatttcaaTTCTCATTCTTTGAATTGTGAGATGAGAGAGGGGTGGGTACTCCATACTCATCCTCCGGCTTCCCCTTCTGACATGTTCCAGTATCAAATAGAAGAGTTTTTCATTTAAACCTTGTCGTCCGCCTAACTTTTCCATATTTTTCGTTAAAATTTAGTGATAGTTCATGTACGTTGATCAAATTCGATGCATAATAATTCTAGTGTAAAATTACTACTAGATTCGTTATACCCTATGAGACAACCAACATAAACGGGAGACGAaagaattgttttaaaattattagatatCTCGTCTTTaagttacaaatatatatatatatatatatatgatgttaaaaaaaataacaaaaaaatatctttttatatttactaagttggtgttcaaatcgatatttcaAATTTGgcgattttgaaatcaagaaacgtgtcatttctttgacattacttttataaatttgaagaaccaatgtcttaaatttttttttatgaaatagatgaaaaagaaagtttacaAAGTCTTtgtgacttataacaaattttatattaatgatataaaaatttgattatactTTGACTAAAAGTTATAgcatgaagaaaatgaaaattagtTTATTACGTGTTTTttatacgatatttttatcgtttaaaattacgataaaatgattaaatccactaatgatgtgaattgcactacataaaatattatgttgttatcaaatgatatatttatattattaaatgaaagattttacgtctacaagtgaatatatttacacttgaaagtgcaatctacgtatgaaaATTATCTAAGAAAACTGTGATCGAtaaattaaacgttataatatatattttttacttatgctcaaaaataaaacatattttatgaaaaatatgtaattgtttaCACAAAGGCACAAtagttcaaaaatattttgtctactagtagccaagtaaaaattaattttttacgaAAGAATGTATGAATGACTATGCTTATTAAAAGATATTCTAAgattgtctaaagggaaatttctaattattgaaatagtaatttgaaattgaacaAATTTAGAGTCAACGACAAGACTTGACATAcatgtcttagacataatgtcattaaactATACTCTATAATAAAGTTATCACATTTGACTATATTAGTCaagaataacattatgaatcCAGATGTTAATCGCCCAATCTGCACAGAAAAAGAGGAAAGCATTGATCACTTGTTTGGGGAGTGCGCATTTGTATCCAAGTTGTGGATCAATTTTTCTCGGAACATGAATATCACTAAATTTTCAGGTATATAGAACGAAATTATAGAGTTTGTAAAGAAATAGTCTAAGGGAGATAGCTTTTacgcgaatgttttcaaatgtttcTTTGGAGCCCTAGTCTACAATACCtggagagaaagaaatacaaaaatttatagTACGAATAAGAGAACAGAAGAAAAAGTTTGGGATGATATTGTTTCTGATGgcaacgctctcatacatacatGGAGGGGAATTCCGATTAATGAAGATAGTTGGAAGCTCAGTCAAAGATGAAATATcccctataaaatcattacatGGAAAGGAatgttcaaatagttcttgtttgatgacttgtttgtaaAGCAAATGTTTGTTGTTCTGTTTAttctgtaattcaattgtttgaaactcatttgATTTTTCTAAACAAAGTTAGGGTCTGTCTAGCTTTgtttcttgaaactcattttccctcttttggggtttttaatgaaatgacaataagccgttttcccaaaaaaaacatCATGGATCCACTAACAAAActattgaatagagagttagtttgaaAGTCTTTTAAAAATACGAACCTACTATAAGTTGCTATGAAGGAAAACACAACCTATGTAGACTGGAGATCTCAAAAACTAGGTTCAATgagacaacctaattgtaccgacttggaaaattattattgaggattaatcctataataaaacaatatatatattgacaaaGATAAGCAAAtcgtttttaataaatttttgtgAACATAGAGATCACATATGTGAGTGAGAAGTGGGTCGCTTTGAAAGAATTGAATaactcaattctagaccctctaaGAGAActaggcgcgtgttccatggcaaAACGAACACAACCATGAGAACTTAACATGTTTTATGAAACATTCTATGTGAAATTTGTAATCATTTATACAAATatcagaatagttcaaggacatcaaATATACTAATTAgttagtaaagttatatacttttataagaAAATGTTCAAATGGTTAcccctacctatcctatgtaggaTTTAACTGTTGAACTTTTTTACCGgattaatctttcaatttttgtggggattgttggaatttttaaactaatttataaattccattaatgaatagaaattagaatgtgagtaataaaatcaaatcaaattcacatgaaattcaaacgtgaattaaatgatgaaatttgatacaaatatataaaatattgttaatttgtaacttacatgagtttgttattattatcaattgttatgataatttaatattatgattaataaattgaaaaatcatGTAAAGTtggtattgaattgtaaatgccttaattatttttgacaaataattaCTCCCTAATGAAGAGTAAACGTTAATGTAAATGAAGATGTAATTAATGTCAACCGTTGGATTAatggatgattttatttaatggtttaactttttaacaatttaaactCCTCATCTTTAATCTAAAATATCACTTCATCCTCTTATCATTTCttactctagaattccaaaaattttcttcttcttttgtgagtgttcttcgagttcttcgctcgatattttccattaaaactcggtgatagttcaggtatgTTGATCAAGTTCGATGCGTAGTGATTCCAATACAGAATCACTACTATattcgttgtaccctgagagacagccatctacgattagctccagcacaaacagaagacaatgaaactgttttaagggaaatgtgctaagtaatgcctcgaatcaacctcTTATACAGTGATatcgttcttcatatatattttattttatttaacttctttgttatgtatatatgttttttaaaattaaagaaaaaatatataacatcgcCCACCCACCATTTCCGGCCGATCCGATTTGCTCCATCCCCTTACCCCTACTTAGATGTATCATACATCCAACAGCCCAACCATTTTCTCCCGGTGACCCGATCTCCTACACCATCCATTATTTGGCGGACACCTCACACAAACCCACCATATCATTTCATTCATGAACCATATATCCAGCTACTCATCACTTCTTCACCACTTTTGTTCACCGATCTGACCCTCTATCTGCAACACTACCCACAAATTCGATCCACCCCTCCAACTTCCTTAGAACATTCCCCGCTAAACAGTCGACTCCTCCACCTACCACAACCTTTGACTGGAAACTGCCGACGCACACCTCTCGGAAGCCCCGAACTCCTCCACCTTCCGAAAGCCCCTACATAAATTCTCTTATAAGTGATCAAAAGTCTTTAAAGGTACCTTATTCTCTTCAGCAATAAACTTATTGTCTTAGaggaaataaaattatcaaaaatgatGATTATTTATACCAAAAAGTGTTCTCGGTTCCCTCGTAGTATCCACTTAAGTCTTCTAGATGCAAGGCTTTACAGAAATGATCGCTCCATTCACATTTACGATACCACAAAATAGGAAGGCTTAAAGATAAGTCAAACACTGTTAAatatttgaagaagaaaaagtgtaaattgaaattgtattattgaaagttatcattcaaaacaattaaatatctCCCTTGTATAGGAGttcaatactaactaattaatcaaACTAGCTAATcagttactaactaattaacgggtttaataaaccgttagttattatttttacgGAAAAACGTAGTAGAAATAAAGTTTCATCTTGACAAAACAAGTCGATGAAACATCAAGCTACGATCATGCAGCCATCGTCTTCAACAAGCTCAATTCAGCAAACTTCAATTTTTTAGCTATCCAATTTAGATAGCCGAGCAAACTCAATTCAGGAAGCTCCACTTTTTTTCCAAACTACTCAATATAGATAGCTCAATCTTCGTTAGTCCAATCCACAACAATCATCATGAATTGTCTTTTCTTACTTAGCTGTCAGCTTTCAACCTTGTCGgctttaatttttttcctttcaaaTAAAGCCAATTTAGCAATCTTCTTGATATTGACAAATCATGTCGACAAACCCATTTCTTTCGGTAATTGCAAGGGAATCTTTCTCCACGCCTTCAATACCTTCAAAATCTCATCTCATTTTGATTCGATAAAACCGTCCTTGCATCgacatatattttttcaaagaaGCCAATTTAGCAttctttttttttggtattGACGAATCTTGTCGACAAACCACTTTTTTTCGATTACAAAGGAATCGTATCCGTAAGTTCACTTATACTATTTCCTTCTTCCCTTCGATCAACTTCTTAACTCAATCGCCAAGAGAAACCATTAACTCCATTGTCTCATTATCCACCCACCCGATTCTCCTTCATCAGTGATATGCACGGACCATGTTAAATTGAGAGACCACATTCTGCACTTGTCAATACAAAGGAGTCCCTCATCAGTTAGATTCTGAGCACCACATCCAAGAATCCAAGTTGGGTTAATGAAGATAGAACTTTATAAGAATCATCAATAAAGCTTTAAAGCGCGTAGAAATTTAGGCTGCGAAGAGAACGACACTTTATGCACCGAGTGAGATTCAAATGCTCCAAATTACTGTAGTTgtcaacaataatttttatgCCTTTGTCCGTTATGTTCTTTCATCCACTCAAGTTCAAATCAACTATGCGTTTGTCTTCACCAAAAGCTTTATGGATTGATCTGTAATCCTCAAATTCAAGTAGATGAAAAAtactttcaaatttgaacatgCAACTGTGATAGCTTGGATTCCCTTGTCCAATATATTTTGACAGCCATTCAGATTTATAACCTCCGGACTTCCAAGAAAATCTGAGTATTTTCTTCTAAGGATATCAAGATGTGTGTTCAATATCTTGACCAAATTCAAGGATGATTTGTTTCACATTTCTGTACTTTGATAGAGATAAAGTAGAGACAAGTCGATCATCACCAGAATTGGTCATTTCATGAAAATCAAGACCCGACCAAAGAGAGGAATAAGAAATGAGAGTGCGATGAATCGAGGGGCTGACGAGTAGGAGAGAGATGGAACTCTTGGTATTGTTCGTCTTCCTCTCCCTTTGCCTCAtctctctcttcttccattTCGTGTAACTCGGTCAttgttctttcttcttcttcagccaTTCGAAAACCTCCAGCGTATACCAATAATATCTTTCTTCTTGAGATAAATAGACAAGAACCAACTGCAATTTTCTAACAGAGTGATTTCACTTTCTTGACCTTCAAATAAACAGTAACAAAGTAGTCTCTTCTTCGATATTAATAGAATATAGAATAAAATCCTCCGTCAATGGCTCTTCCGACCACGACAAAGGTTGCGGAAAACTCTCCAAGATCTTTAACCttgaagctctgataccatgttaaatatttgaagaagaagaagtgtaaATTGAAATTGTATTATTGAAAGTTGTCATTCAAAACAATTACATATCTTCCTTATATAGGAGttcaatactaactaattaaccaaaCTAACTAATCAGTTACTGACTAAT is part of the Impatiens glandulifera chromosome 1, dImpGla2.1, whole genome shotgun sequence genome and encodes:
- the LOC124919354 gene encoding ketol-acid reductoisomerase, chloroplastic-like, which translates into the protein MSAISFSPSVAVSSSSSVSRSDILKPASSLNLGFLSSSSSKTAISSLRARSSSSNGSGSALGARMVSVPAIKMLPKLDFETSVFKKEKVSLAGHDEFIVRGGRDLFHLLPEAFKGIKQIGVIGWGSQGPAQAQNLRDSLQEVKSDIVVKVGLRKGSSSFAEARTAGFSEENGTLGDIWETVSGSDLVLLLISDAAQADNYEQIFSHMKPNSILGLSHGFLLGHLQSSNTDFPKNISVVAVCPKGMGPSVRRLYVQGKEVNGAGINSSFAVHQDVDGRATDVALGWSVALGSPFTFATTLEQEYRSDIFGERGILLGAVHGIVETLFRRYTENGMDEDSAYKNTVECITGIISKTISTKGMLAVYNALSEEGKKEFEIAYSASFYPSMDILYECYEDVASGNEIRSVVLAGRRFYEKEGLPAFPMGKIDQTRMWKVGERVRAARPAGDLGPLNPFTAGVYVALMMAQIEVLRRKGHSYSEIINESVIEAVDSLNPFMHARGVSFMVDNCSTTARLGSRKWAPRFDYILTQQALVAADSKAPINQDLISNFFSDPVHGAMEVCAQLRPTVDISVPADADFVRPELRQSGN